A single region of the Podospora pseudopauciseta strain CBS 411.78 chromosome 1, whole genome shotgun sequence genome encodes:
- a CDS encoding hypothetical protein (COG:A; EggNog:ENOG503NVY7), producing the protein MGDFNNYGGTDEENSEIARLTADVEADTDNFENWEKLIRACESLDGGLNRNSSPQALATLRNSYDRFLLKFPLLFGYWKKYADLEFNIAGPESAEIVYERGCASITNSVDLWTEYCSFKMETTHIPHLIPRPSSHAAILSCDAARGPPAEPSKRYFEPSTLSTWLFERAATHIGLDFLSHPFWDKYLEYETRQEAHDKIFDILKRVIHIPMHQYARYYERFRQLAHTRPLEELVSAEELARYRAEVEDEAVHLGLQKTELEVERDIRGKIDQFFYLTFQNTQTETTKRWTYEAEIKRPYFHVTELDHSQLANWRKYLDFEEAEGDYNRIVVLYERCMVTCALYDEMWFRYARWMAGQEGKEEEVRNIYLRAATLFVPISRPGIRLQFAYFEEVNDRVDRARAIHEAVLDILPDSVETIVSWANLERRQAGLDAAIEVLRAQIASPSVSIYTKAACVTEWATLLWKVKGSVDEARAAFSKDADAYADSRHFWQQWFDFELQQPTNSEMETKHLELVKRVFTQMCTKSRLSLSIKQELGRIYMNYLQNRGGKEAMKDFLDVDRQMFGPRSVSLAANAKDGKENGVVPELDPTSRLKAEGRFYNYYELHADPDENAQGLADFN; encoded by the exons ATGGGCGACTTTAATAATTATGGCGGAACCGATGAGGAGAATTCGGAGATTGCCCGCCTCACGGCCGACGTC GAAGCCGACACGGACAACTTTGAGAACTGGGAGAAGTTGATCCGCGCATGTGAGAGCCTTGACGGCGGTCTCAACCGGAATTCCAGTCCCCAAGCACTAGCTACACTTCGCAACTCTTACGACCGCTTCCTTCTCAAATTCCCCCTCCTGTTTGGCTACTGGAAGAAGTACGCCGACCTCGAGTTCAACATCGCTGGGCCCGAATCGGCCGAGATTGTCTACGAGAGAGGTTGcgccagcatcaccaactcgGTTGACCTCTGGACCGAATATTGCTCTTTCAAGATGGAAACGAcccacatcccccacctT ATCCCAAGACCTTCCTCACACGCAGCAATTCTGTCATGCGATGCCGCTCGCGGCCCGCCTGCCGAACCAAGCAAAAGATACTTCGAGCCCTCAACCCTCTCGACATG GCTTTTCGAGAGGGCGGCTACCCACATTGGTTTAGATTTTTTGTCGCACCCCTTTTGGGATAAGTATCTGGAGTATGAAACCAGACAAGAGGCGCACGACAAGATCTTTGACATCCTCAAGCGTGTCATTCACATCCCGATGCACCAGTACGCCCGCTACTACGAGCGATTCCGCCAACTTGCTCATACCCGGCCTCTCGAGGAGCTAGTTTCAGCTGAGGAGCTGGCCCGCTATCGCGCAGAAGTTGAGGACGAAGCCGTTCACCTCGGTTTGCAGAAGACTGAGCTGGAGGTCGAACGGGATATCAGGGGCAAGATCGACCAGTTCTTCTACTTGACTTTCCAGAACACTCAAACCGAGACAACAAAGCGGTGGACATACGAAGCCGAAATCAAGCGGCCATACTTTCACGTCACGGAGCTCGACCACTCACAGCTGGCCAACTGGCGCAAGTATCTCGATTTtgaagaggccgagggagATTACAACAGAATCGTCGTGCTGTATGAGAGATGTATGGTTACCTGTGCTCTTTATGACGAGATGTGGTTCCGGTATGCGCGCTGGATGGCTGGGCAGGAGggcaaggaagaagaggttaGGAACATCTACCTTCGCGCCGCTACGCTCTTCGTACCTATCAGCCGACCTGGTATCCGACTGCAGTTTGCGTATTTCGAGGAAGTGAACGACAGAGTCGATAGAGCGCGGGCCATTCATGAAGCTGTGCTGGACATACTGCCAGACAGCGTCGAGACGATCGTTTCGTGGGCTAATCTGGAACGTCGCCAGGCTGGTTTGGACGCCGCGATAGAGGTGTTGAGGGCTCAAATCGCCTCGCCTAGCGTGAGCATCTACACCAAGGCGGCCTGTGTCACTGAGTGGGCTACTTTGCTTTGGAAGGTTAAAGGATCCGTTGACGAAGCTCGTGCTGCCTTCTCCAAGGACGCTGACGCCTATGCCGACAGTCGACATTTCTGGCAACAGTGGTTTGACTTTGAGCTCCAGCAGCCCACCAACAGCGAGATGGAGACCAAGCACTTGGAGCTTGTCAAGAGGGTGTTCACCCAGATGTGCACCAAGAGCCGTCTCTCCCTCAGTATCAAACAGGAGCTTGGTCGTATTTACATGAACTACCTGCAAAATCGCGGAGGCAAGGAAGCGATGAAGGATTTCCTTGATGTCGATCGACAGATGTTTGG GCCTCGCTCAGTATCGTTGGCTGCCAATGCAAAGGACGGCAAGGAGAATGGCGTGGTCCCCGAGTTGGACCCTACAAGTCGTCTAAAGGCCGAGGGCCGCTTTTACAACTACTATGAACTGCATGCGGATCCGGATGAGAATGCCCAAGGACTGGCGGATTTCAACTAA
- the syj1 gene encoding Inositol-1,4,5-trisphosphate 5-phosphatase 1 (COG:U; EggNog:ENOG503NVRN) — protein sequence MDYSTSSSALWAGQPPSPEKSSQILIRDYPHRAIAIASNTHALILRHSTAAADGFGLISARTRTNTFDSLSTKCMVEFSPKSHNLLDDYRPLTPRPIYGTLGLISIGRDVFLCVITQASRVATIRPGETVERIEAVQFFCLNSAEYDDIVALDPYNDADSDAASVYGQGLGRNQIVEHPCQELQKLLSNGTFYYSTDFDVTNRMQDRPADAEAFNIDNFDESFLWNSFMIRPLVEFRSRLQEQAREDLDASRILTSAIRGFCRSWAIPQSSAPLRAGKTGLPSYLTVTSRLSCKRAGTRFNARGIDDDGNVANFVETETTYWSPRGVVFSYVQVRGSVPVFWEQAAVLLPNQQKITITRSADGTQPAFDKHFADLEKAYGAVHVINLLATNKPGEFELTNLYRVGIHNCPLSRPEGVQSRDHALLRDTEYDFHAETKGPQGYMAANEIRRYIEGSADGFAYYLAQESDEPGDNNGSKKAEKSRRYVVVLQQEGVFRTNCLDCLDRTNLIQTIVSQMAVESFLGHRGEYATSDFWSRHSNLWADNGDSLSKIYAGTGALKSSFTRHGKMSLAGAIADVRKSATRLYHNNFTDKARQTTIDTLLGRLVGQAPVVLYDPISDYVASELQRRSGEFSTNETINILVGTFNLNGRTDGIDEDLSVWLCPPEARSKQPEIIAIGFQEIVELNPQQIMNSDPTRKQMWEQAIKRTLDHNYSREENEKYVLLRSGQLVGAALFIFVKASVLHHIKNVEGSVKKTGMSGMAGNKGAVAIRLDFANTPICFVTAHLAAGFANYDERNRDYATIDQGLRFQRNRGIADHESVIWFGDFNYRIGLGLEPAKELVRQRDLERLFENDQLNLQMVAGLAFQYYSEARIMFMPTYKYDVGTDDFDSSEKARIPAWTDRILRKGTNLRQLAYNSAPLRFSDHRPVYAIFECKVDIVNERLREKISRQIYERRRAEVGGETANLATEESDEEDLIGYEAIEPGLPPSSSDRQKWWLENGKMARSQISPPKPESPAYITILNPKRPPNPYAPTDEPDWVNVPRSESRLSSFSSMSTSPFEHVNVSALLSSSASSTTPRKLPPPFDPSTLPAKVGRKPISEDSRPTQSDAAPPPPPPRRQTGLSTGSTVNNPTAALHQKRVPVGNGLPVLPLTSKPTEPQQQQQPTQQSAQQTIKHKPAPPVAKKPAHLVASSSPPNADDHSSSMSDLKALQDSLETPLPGFPPRRSTSTVSGSLSNGPPSSNVSLRDEFPPPPQLPRRANTSASITSSGRSTPAGGIPLPGLAGQPGGTERRPQLPIRKPLGTAAQPQTVKQTPPPPPAPRKSAMTSTVDLLGDDTGVEVGGWEALKPST from the exons ATGGATTACAGCACTTCATCATCGGCCCTGTGGGCTGGCCAACCTCCGTCTCCTGAGAAGTCGAGCCAAATCCTCATCCGCGATTACCCCCACCGAGCCATTGCGATAGCCTCCAATACGCACGCCCTCATCCTACGACAtagcacagcagcagctgatGGGTTCGGTCTAATTTCTGCTCGCACACGCACAAACACCTTCGACAGCCTCTCGACCAAATGTATGGTCGAATTCTCACCAAAGTCGCATAATTTGCTGGACGACTATCGACCTCTCACACCGAGACCAATATACGGAACTTTGGGGTTGATATCTATCGGGCGCGATGTATTCCTGTGTGTTATTACACAGGCATCGAGAGTCGCGACAATACGGCCGGGGGAAACTGTGGAGAGGATAGAGGCTGTTCAGTTCTTTTGCTTAAACTCGGCTGAATACGACGACATTGTTGCTCTCGATCCCTACAATGATGCTGATTCCGATGCAGCGTCTGTGTATGGTCAGGGCTTGGGAAGAAATCAAATCGTGGAGCACCCTTGCCAGGAGTTGCAAAAGCTACTCAGCAATGGTACATTCTACTACAGCACCGATTTTGATGTCACAAATCGGATGCAAGACAG ACCGGCAGATGCTGAAGCATTCAACATTGACAATTTTGACGAGTCGTTTTTGTGGAATTCGTTCATGATCCGCCCACTTGTCGAGTTCCGTTCCCGTTTGCAAGAGCAGGCAAGAGAGGACCTCGATGCCTCGAGGATCCTAACTTCGGCTATTCGAGGTTTCTGCAGAAGCTGGGCCATCCCACAAAGTTCTGCCCCCCTGAGAGCCGGAAAGACAGGGTTACCCTCGTATTTGACCGTCACCTCCCGTCTTTCGTGTAAGAGGGCCGGGACACGCTTCAACGCGCGTGGtatcgacgacgacggcaacgTGGCCAATTTTGTCGAGACCGAGACGACATACTGGAGCCCACGAGGTGTTGTTTTCTCATACGTTCAGGTCCGCGGTTCTGTGCCCGTGTTTTGGGAACAGGCTGCTGTGCTCCTTCCAAATCAACAAAAGATCACCATCACTCGGTCCGCAGATGGAACTCAACCCGCTTTTGACAAGCATTTTGCTGATCTGGAGAAGGCGTATGGGGCCGTTCATGTTATCAATCTTCTGGCAACCAACAAGCCGGGCGAATTCGAACTCACAAACTTATATCGAGTTGGCATTCATAACTGTCCTCTCAGCCGACCTGAAGGTGTGCAGTCGAGGGATCATGCGTTGCTGAGGGACACAGAGTATGATTTCCATGCTGAGACAAAGGGCCCCCAAGGTTATATGGCGGCTAACGAGATTCGTCGGTACATCGAAGGCTCAGCCGATGGGTTTGCCTATTACCTTGCCCAGGAATCAGACGAACCCGGGGACAACAATGGCTCAAAAAAGGCCGAAAAGTCACGCCGTTATGTTGTGGTGCTGCAGCAAGAGGGTGTCTTCCGCACGAACTGTCTAGATTGCCTGGACAGGACCAACCTCATTCAAACTATCGTTTCCCAGATGGCGGTTGAATCTTTCCTTGGTCATAGAGGGGAATATGCAACATCAGACTTTTGGTCTAGGCATTCTAATCTCTGGGCAGACAACGGCGATTCTCTTTCGAAAATCTATGCGGGGACCGGAGCCCTCAAGTCGTCTTTTACTCGTCACGGCAAGATGTCTCTTGCAGGTGCCATCGCTGATGTTCGGAAGTCAGCAACCAGACTGTACCACAACAATTTCACTGATAAGGCGCGGCAAACCACGATCGATACACTTCTTGGTAGACTTGTTGGACAGGCGCCAGTTGTTTTATACGATCCCATTAGTGATTACGTGGCCAGCGAACTGCAGCGCCGGAGTGGCGAATTTTCTACAAACGAGACGATAAACATCTTGGTTGGGACCTTCAACCTGAACGGACGCACGGACGGTATCGATGAGGACTTGTCAGTGTGGCTTTGTCCCCCTGAGGCTCGGTCCAAACAGCCAGAAATCATTGCCATTGGCTTCCAGGAGATTGTTGAGCTCAACCCGCAGCAGATCATGAACAGCGACCCAACGAGAAAACAAATGTGGGAGCAGGCTATTAAGAGAACCCTGGACCACAACTACAGCCGAGAAGAGAACGAAAAGTATGTGTTACTGCGGAGTGGACAGCTTGTGGGGGCTGCGCTGTTCATCTTTGTGAAAGCCTCCGTTCTCCATCACATCAAGAACGTTGAAGGAAGCGTCAAGAAGACAGGAATGTCGGGCATGGCAGGCAACAAGGGAGCTGTTGCTATTCGGCTGGATTTCGCCAATACTCCAATCTGCTTCGTCACGGCTCACCTCGCAGCTGGATTTGCCAACTACGATGAGCGGAATAGAGACTATGCTACCATTGACCAAGGTCTCCGGTTCCAGAGAAACAGGGGGATTGCGGATCACG AATCTGTCATATGGTTTGGTGACTTCAACTACCGTATTGGCCTAGGCCTTGAACCGGCAAAGGAGTTGGTCAGGCAAAGGGATTTAGAGAGGTTGTTCGAAAACGACCAGCTAAATCTGCAAATGGTGGCCGGGCTCGCTTTCCAGTACTACTCCGAGGCACGAATCATGTTTATGCCAACGTACAAGTATGATGTTGGTACTGATGACTTTGACAGCTC GGAGAAAGCACGCATACCGGCATGGACAGACCGCATTTTGCGCAAGGGGACAAATCTCCGGCAGCTGGCCTACAACTCGGCTCCCCTGCGCTTCTCTGATCACCGGCCCGTGTATGCCATCTTCGAATGCAAGGTCGATATCGTCAATGAAAGGTTGCGAGAAAAGATCAGTCGCCAGATCTACGAGCGACGGAGAGCCGAAGTAGGCGGAGAAACAGCAAACCTTGCCACAGAGGAGTCGGATGAAGAAGACTTGATCGGGTATGAGGCTATCGAACCCGGGCTTCCGCCATCAAGTTCAGACCGCCAGAAATGGTGGCTTGAAAATGGAAAGATGGCACGCTCACAGATCAGCCCACCCAAACCCGAAAGCCCAGCATATATCACGATTCTTAACCCGAAGCGTCCTCCTAACCCGTATGCGCCAACGGATGAGCCGGATTGGGTTAATGTCCCAAGATCTGAATCTCGTTTATCATCCTTCTCAAGCATGTCAACTTCGCCATTTGAGCATGTTAATGTCTCTGCTCTTCTCTCATCTTCGGCATCAAGTACGACACCAAGAAAGCTGCCCCCTCCTTTCGATCCATCCACTCTGCCCGCCAAAGTTGGAAGAAAGCCGATCAGTGAGGATTCGAGGCCTACCCAATCAGATgcggcccctcctccacctccgcctcgCAGGCAAACTGGTTTGAGTACTGGATCAACCGTCAATAACCCAACCGCCGCACTGCACCAAAAGCGTGTACCAGTGGGGAATGGACTGCCGGTTCTGCCTCTTACTTCGAAGCCGACGGAgccgcagcaacaacagcagcccaCGCAGCAGTCTGCTCAACAAACTATTAAACACAAGCCAGCACCTCCTGTAGCGAAGAAACCAGCTCATCTTGTGGCCTCGTCGTCTCCCCCAAACGCAGATGACCATTCCAGCTCGATGTCGGACTTGAAGGCTTTGCAAGATAGCTTAGAGACTCCTCTGCCAGGCTTTCCTCCTCGCCGGTCAACCTCGACGGTTTCCGGGTCTCTCTCGAACGGTCCACCCTCTAGCAACGTGAGTTTGAGAGATGAGttcccaccgccaccacaaCTACCCCGACGAGCAAACACTAGTGCCAGCATCACCTCTTCAGGACGCTCAACACCCGCTGGAGGCATACCGCTCCCGGGTTTGGCAGGCCAGCCAGGTGGGACTGAGCGGAGACCGCAGCTACCTATTCGCAAACCGCTTGGTACGGCAGCGCAACCACAGACTGTGAAGCAgaccccccctccgccaccggCACCTAGGAAGTCGGCGATGACATCGACGGTCGACCTGTTAGGGGATGATACTGGTGTTGAAGTTGGCGGCTGGGAGGCTTTGAAGCCTTCAACTTGA